The following proteins are encoded in a genomic region of Bacillota bacterium:
- a CDS encoding AraC family transcriptional regulator, with amino-acid sequence MERWDAINAVQRMQDHMEAHINDPISLGDLARAAGYSQWHCARIFKELTGKAPFEYLRALRLSRAALLLRDQQPRVMDVAFDFVFGSHEGFTRAFSRQFGVSPKDYSKNPKPIQLFMPHRIRDYYLALQRGEITVDKRASAKTIFVQVVERPARKVILKRGVKATHYFEYCDEVGCYVWGVLSGIKEAMYEPMGMWLPESMVKPGTSTYLQGVEVPADYSGEVPAGFEVMDLPPCKMMVFQGEPYDDEHFEGAIEDLWEIMKKYDPKIYGFEWADEEAPRFQLEPMGYRGYIEGRPVRQINQP; translated from the coding sequence ATGGAGCGATGGGACGCCATAAACGCTGTGCAGAGGATGCAGGACCACATGGAGGCCCACATCAATGACCCGATTTCCCTGGGTGATCTCGCAAGGGCTGCCGGGTATTCGCAATGGCACTGTGCAAGGATCTTCAAAGAACTGACGGGGAAGGCGCCCTTTGAATACCTGCGGGCATTGCGTTTGTCAAGAGCCGCTCTTCTTCTTCGCGACCAACAGCCCAGGGTAATGGATGTCGCCTTTGACTTCGTGTTTGGTTCGCATGAAGGCTTCACAAGGGCCTTCTCCCGGCAATTTGGCGTATCTCCCAAGGACTACAGTAAGAACCCAAAGCCGATACAGCTCTTTATGCCGCATCGCATCCGTGACTACTACCTCGCGCTACAGAGAGGAGAGATCACAGTGGACAAGAGGGCCAGCGCGAAGACGATCTTTGTTCAAGTGGTTGAACGTCCAGCAAGGAAGGTGATTCTGAAGAGAGGCGTCAAAGCCACTCACTACTTCGAATACTGTGATGAGGTCGGCTGTTATGTGTGGGGCGTTCTGTCAGGCATCAAGGAAGCGATGTATGAGCCAATGGGCATGTGGTTGCCTGAGAGTATGGTCAAGCCCGGCACGTCAACCTATCTTCAAGGAGTAGAAGTGCCTGCGGACTACAGCGGCGAGGTTCCCGCCGGCTTTGAAGTCATGGACCTTCCCCCGTGCAAGATGATGGTCTTTCAAGGTGAGCCGTATGATGATGAACACTTCGAAGGGGCGATTGAGGACCTGTGGGAGATCATGAAGAAATACGACCCTAAGATCTACGGGTTTGAGTGGGCAGATGAGGAAGCCCCCAGGTTTCAGCTTGAGCCCATGGGATATCGAGGCTACATCGAAGGCAGACCAGTCCGGCAGATCAATCAGCCATAA